GGCGGTGCGCAGATCTACCTGAAGCGCGAGGACCTGAACCACACCGGCGCGCACAAGGTTAACAACTGCATCGGCCAGGCCCTGGTGGCCCGGCGCATGGGCAAGCCACGCGTCATCGCCGAGACCGGCGCGGGCCAGCATGGTGTGGCGACAGCCACCGTGGCGGCACGCTACGGCATGGAGTGCGTGGTGTACATGGGCGCCGAGGACGTCAAGCGCCAGGCCGCCAACGTGTACCGCATGAAGCTGCTCGGCGCCACCGTCGTGCCGGTGGAGTCGGGCTCGAAGACGCTCAAGGATGCGCTGAACGAGGCGATGCGCGACTGGGTCACCAACATCGCCGACACGTTCTACATCATCGGCACGGTGGCTGGCCCGCACCCCTATCCGATGATGGTGCGCGACTTCCAGTCGGTGATCGGCAAGGAATGCCTGGTGCAGATGCCCGAGATGGTGGGGCGCCAGCCGGATTATGTGATCGCCTGCGTCGGCGGTGGCTCGAATGCGATGGGCATCTTTCACCCCTACATCGGTGTGCCCGGCGTCAAGCTCATCGGCGTCGAGGCGGCGGGCGACGGCATCGAGACCGGACGCCACTCGGCCTCGCTGAGCGCCGGGCGTCCCGGCGTGCTGCACGGCAACCGCACCTACCTGCTGCAGAACGAGGACGGCCAGATCATCGAGACGCATTCGATTTCGGCAGGGCTCGACTACCCCGGCGTCGGTCCCGAGCACGCCTGGCTCAAGGATGCCGCGCTCGCGGACTACGTCGGCATCACCGACGACGAGGCGTTGCAGGCCTTCCACAAGCTGTGCCGACTGGAGGGCATCATTCCGGCGCTCGAGTCCTCGCATGCGCTGGCCTATGCGGCAAAGCTCGCGCCGACGCTGCCCAAGGACCAAATCCTGCTGGTCAATCTCTCCGGCCGTGGCGACAAGGACATGCACACCGTCGCCGAGCGTTCCGGCATCCAGTTCTGAACCTGCCACGGGCCGCGCTGCGGCCCGTAGTGTGATCGAGACATGTCAAGAATCCAGACCGTTTTCAAGCGCCTGCAAGGCGAAGGCCGCAAGGCGCTGATCCCGTTCGTCACCGGGGGCTTTCCCGAGCCGGCGCTGACCCTGCCGCTGATGCGCGCGCTCGTCGAGGGCGGCGCCGACATCATCGAGCTCGGCGTACCGTTCTCCGACCCGATGGCCGACGGCCCGACCATTCAGCGTGCATCCGAATGCGCGCTTGCGCAGGGCATGAGCCTGCGCAAGCTGCTCGACATCGTGCGCGCCTTCCGCGTCGAGAACACCGACACCCCGGTCGTGCTGATGGGCTACGCGAATCCGATCGAGGCGATGGGCGTGGAGACCTTCGCGAGTGCCGCGCGCGACGCCGGTGTCGATGGCGTGCTCGTCGTCGACTATCCGCCGGAGGAGTCCGTCGCGTTTGCGACCGCGGCCAAGGGCGCGGGTCTCGATCCGATCTTCCTGCTGGCACCGACCTCTTCGGCGCAGCGCTTTGCCGATGTCGCGGCGGTCGGCAGCGGCTATATCTACTATGTGTCGCTGAAGGGCGTGACCGGTAGCGGCAAGCTCGACATCGACGAAGTCGCGCGCCGTATTCCCCTGATCCGCGCGGCCGTGGGCATGCCGGTCGGCGTCGGTTTCGGCATCCGCGACGCCGACAGCGCGCAACGCATCGGCGCCGTCGCCGACGCCGTGGTGATCGGCAGCCGCATCATCGAAGTGATTGAACAGAGCCCGCGTGATGAGGCCGCACAACGGGTCGCCACATTCATGCGTGGCATCCGCGAGGCGCTCGACACGATCGGGCCGGCGAAAGGAGTAACCCCATGAGCTGGTTGCAGAAGCTGCTGCCGCCCAAGATCAAGCGCAGCGACAGCGCTGCCCGTGGCAAGTCGTCGATTCCGGAAGGGCTGTGGAGCAAGTGCGGCGCCTGCGAGGCGGTCCTGTACCGTTCCGATCTCGACAGCAACCAGGGCGTGTGCCCGAAGTGCGGCCACCATCATCGGCTGCGCGCGCGCCAGCGCCTCGACCTGCTGCTCGATGCCGAAGGGCGGTTCGAGATCGGCGCCGAAGTGGTGCCGGTCGATGCGCTGAAGTTCAAGGATTCGCGCAAGTATCCCGAACGCCTGTCGACGGCCACCTCGGATACGGGCGAGGCCGATGCGATGGTGGTCATGCAGGGCGCGATCGAGAGCGTGCCGGTCGTCGTCGCCTGCTTCGAGTTCGAGTTCCTCGGCGGTTCGATGGGTTCGGTGGTCGGCGAGCGCTTCGTGCGCGGCGCCAAGGCGGCGTATGAGCAGCGCGTGCCCTTCATCTGCATCACCGCATCCGGCGGGGCGCGCATGCAGGAAGGCCTCTTCTCGCTGATGCAGATGGCCAAGACCACCGCGTCGATCACCAGGCTGGCGGAACGCCGCCTGCCGTTCGTGACCGTGCTGACCGATCCGACCATGGGCGGCGTCTCGGCCAGCTTCGCCTTCATGGGCGACATCGTCGTGGCCGAGCCCGGCGCGCTGATCGGCTTCGCCGGTCCGCGGGTCATCGAACAGACGGTGCGCGAGAAACTGCCCGAGGGCTTCCAGCGTGCCGAGTTCCTGCTCGAGAAGGGCGCCATCGACGTCATCGTCGACCGCCGCGAGATGCGTGCAGAACTGGCGCGCATGTTAAGCCTCCTGCTGCGCCAGCCAGCCGCCAGCGCTGCCTGATGAGTGCGTCGATTTCCGCGCTGCCGCAGACGCTTGATGGCTGGCTGCAGCTGCTCGAGCAACGCCACGCGCAGAGCATCCGCCTCGGGCTCGACCGGGTTGCGGCCGTGCGTGCTGCGCTCGGGCCTGATCCCGATGCGGTGGTGATCACCGTCGGCGGCACCAACGGCAAGGGTTCCTGCTGCGCGATGCTGGAGGCCATCCTTCTGGCCGAGGGCTACCGGGTCGGCTGCTACACCTCGCCGCACCTGTTGAAGTACAACGAGCGTGTCCGCATCGACGGCAAGGACGTCGACGATGAGGCGCTGGTCGCCGGGTTTGCCGCGGTCGAGGCCGTGCGTGGCGACACGCCGCTGACCTATTTCGAGCACGGCACGCTGGCGGCATGGTCCGTCTTCTGCGCGGCCCGACCGGACGTGATCATCCTCGAGGTCGGTCTCGGCGGGCGGCTCGACGCGGTCAACGTGTTCGATGCCGATTGTGCGCTGGTGACAAGTATCGCGCTGGATCACATGGATTACCTCGGTGACAGTCGCGATGCGATCGGGTTCGAGAAGGCAGGCATCTTCCGTTCCGGTCGCCCGGCCGTGTGCGGTGACCCGCAGCCGCCAGCAACCCTGCTCGCCCATGCCGAGGCCATCGGGGCGCAATTGTGGGCCAGTGGGCGCGACTTCGGCTTTGGCGGTGATCGCCAGCAGTGGGGCTACTGGCGTTACGAAACACCGCCTGCCAGGGGGGCACTGGTCAAGCGCGGCGGGCTCGCCTATCCGGCGCTGCGCGGCGTGAACCAGTTGCTCAATGCGGCGGCGGTCATGACGGTGCTCGAGACGCTGCGCGATCGCGTTCCCGTGTCCATGCAGGCGATCCGCCAGGGGCTGATGCTGGTCGATGTGCCCGGCCGGTTCCAGGTGCTGCCGGGGCGTCCCGCGGTGGTGCTCGACGTCGCGCACAATCCTCAGGCGGCCGGCGTGCTTGCCGAGAACCTGGGGAGCATGGGTTTCTATCCCGAGACGTGGGCGGTTTTCGGCATGCTCAATGACAAGGATGTCGAGGGTGTCGTCGACCTGATCAAGGGGCGGGTAGATCATTGGCTGCTTGCCGGTCTGCCCGGGCCGCGCGGACTCAAGGCCGAGGCGCTTGCCGAGCGCTTGCGTGCCGCGGGTGTCGAGGCCGACATCCGGTGTTTCGACGCGCCTGCGGATGCGTTTGCTGCGGCGCAGCAGGCGGCTGGCGAGGGTGATAGAATCCTTGCCTTCGGCTCCTTCCTGACGGTGGCTGATGTCCTGGCGGCGGTGAAGGCCGCGCGGCACTGACGAGAACTTTCCGTGAGCGACGCTGAGAACCTCGAGATCAAGAAACGCGCAAGGCGACGCCTGGTGGGGGCGGTCGCGCTCGCGTTGCTGGCTGCGGTCGTGCTGCCGATGATGATGGACCAGGAGCCGCGCCCGGCCAGCGGCGATATCCAGATCACGATCCCCGATCGCGATCCGGCGCAGGCCCGGCCGATCGCAGTGGCGCCTGAGGCTGCGGTGGCGCCGGTCGTCCCGCCGCCGCCTGAGGAAGAGGAATCCACGGCGGCGCCCGCGCCGCGTGAGGCCGAGCCGCCCAAAGAACCGGCCGTCGCGCCGGCTCCGGCAAAATCCGAGCCGCCGAAGCCTGAACCCAAGCGGGCGGAGCCCACGCCCCAATCCGGGACACCGCCGGCCACGACGAAGCCCGCGGCCGAAAGCGCAGAGGCTGCGCGCGCGCGCGCGGCGCTTGAAGGGCGCGAAGTCCCGGCGCGCGGCGACGCCTTCGTGCTGCAGATCGGTGCTTTCAGCGACGCGTCGAAGGCCGCGCGCATCACCGCCGACCTCAAGAAGCAGGGTTTTCCGGCCTACACCGAGCAGGCAGGCAATGTCACGCGTGTCCGCGTCGGCCCCGTGGCCGGACGCGCGGCGGCAGACAAGACGGCTGCACAGTTGAAGACCCTGGGCTTCAGCACGGTTGTGACTCCGCGCTGAAGAACGAGCATGACGGTCTTCGACTACGCTTTCCTCTCCATCCTCGCACTGTCGGCGGCGATCGGCATGTGGCGCGGCCTGGTCAGCGAGATCATGGCGGTGGTCGCGTGGGTGGTCGCACTGTATGCGGCGTGGCGCTATAACGAACAGGCAGCGCAGGTCTTTGTCGGGCTGATTGTCGAGCCGATGTGGCGACAGGTCGCCGGCGGTGCGCTGGTGGTGATCGGTGTCCTGATTCTGGCGGCTTTGTTGCGCTTTCTTCTGCGCCAGTTGTTGAAGGCGGCCGGGCTCGGTGCCACGGACCGCTTCTTCGGCGCGATCTTCGGCATTGCCCGAGGGCTTCTGGTGGCCTTCGTCGTCGTGCTGATCGGCGGCCTGGCTGGTGTGTCACGTGAACCCTGGTGGACGCAGGCGTTGTTCTCGCCACCGATGGAAACGGCAGTACTTGCTGCCAAACCCTGGCTGCCCGGTGTGGTGGCCGACAAGATTCGATTCAGATAGGCGTAAATCTCCATGTGCGGAATTCTCGGGGTCGTTGCCACCTCTCCGGTCAACCAGTTGCTGTATGACGGGCTGCAGGTCTTGCAGCACCGGGGCCAGGATGCGGCGGGTATCGCCACATCCGAAGGCGGGCGCTTTCACATGCACAAGGGGTCGGGCCTGGTGCGTGACGTGTTCCGCACGCGCAACATGCGCAATCTCGAGGGCAACTGGGGCATCGGACACGTCCGCTATCCCACCGCAGGTTCGGCATACAACGCCGCCGAGGCGCAGCCGTTCTACGTCAATTCGCCCTTCGGCCTGCTGCTGGCGCACAACGGCAACCTCACGAACTCCGAGGCGCTCAAGCGCGAGATGTTCCTGTCGGACCTGCGCCACATCAACACCAGCAGCGACTCCGAAGTGCTGCTGAACGTGCTGGCCCACGAGCTGCAGGCGGCCTGCAACGGTCTCAAGCTCGACGAGGACGCGGTGTTCCGCGCCGTGGCGGGTGTGCATCGCCGCTGTCGTGGCGCCTACGGTGTGGTGGCGATGATCGCCGGCTACGGCCTGCTGGCCTTCCGCGACCCCTACGGCATCCGTCCGCTGGTGATCGGTCGCAACGACACCGAAGCGGGCACCGAGTGGCTGGTGGCGTCCGAGTCGGTGGCGCTGGACGTGCTTGGCTTCAAGCTCTTGCGCGACATCGCCCCGGGCGAGGCGGTGCTGATCGACACCCAGGGCAATTTCCACAGTCGCCAGTGCGCAAGCAAGACCGTGCAGGCCCCCTGCATGTTCGAGTTCGTCTATCTCGCGCGCCCCGATTCGATCATCGACGGCGTGTCGGTGTACGAGTCGCGCATGAAGATGGGCGAGTATCTTGCCGACAAGATGAGACGCACGATGCCGAACGTCCACATCGACGTCGTGATCCCGATTCCTGATTCCAGCCGTCCTTCGGCGATGCAGATGGCCGAGTGCCTCGACCTGCCGTTCCGTGAGGGCTTCGTCAAGAACCGCTACATCGGCCGCACCTTCATCATGCCGGGCCAGTCCACGCGCAAGAAGTCGGTGCGCCAGAAGCTGAACACGATCCACCAGGAGTTCAAGGGCAAGAGCGTGCTGCTGGTCGACGACTCCATCGTGCGCGGCACGACGAGCAAGGAGATCGTCAACATGGCGCGCGAGGCCGGCGCCACCAAGGTGTACCTGGCCTCGGCCGCGCCGCCGGTTCGTTACGCGAACGTCTACGGTATCGACATGCCGACAAGGGGCGAGCTGATCGCATCGGGCCGCAGCGAAGACGAGATCTGCCGCGAGATCGGGGCCGATGGCCTGATCTATCAGGATCTCGACGACCTGAAGGCCGCGGTGCGGGCACTCAACCCGTCGATCAACTTCTTCGAGACCTCGTGCTTCGATGGCTGCTACGTGACCGGCGACATCACCGCGGAATACCTGAGCGGTGTCGAGAACCAGCGCGGGCAGGCCAAGCCGTCGAAGAACGATGGTCACGACGACGACGGAGGTCAGCTGGATCTCAACCTCGCATCGAACCCCGACCACTGAGCCGATCGCTCAACCGACAATCGGGCGGCCGTCAGGCGGCCGCCACCAGCCTGACCGACCCCGATGACGTTTCCCGACGACCTTAGCCTTCATCCCGACACCCTGGCGATTCGTGCCGGCATCAACCGCAGCCAGTTCGGCGAGCACAGCGAGGCGATGTACCTGACCTCGAGCTTCGTGTTCGAGAGCGCGGCGCAGGCCGCAGCCCGCTTCTCTGGGGCGGAGGAGGGGAACGTCTACGCCCGCTTCTCCAACCCGACCGTCACCGCCATGCAGACCCGGCTGGCTGCACTCGAGGGGGCCGAAGCGTGCGTGGCCACGGCCTCCGGCATGTCGGCGATCCTGTCGCTGGCCATGGCGGTGCTGCAGGCGGGGGACCACGTCGTGGCATCGAACGGCCTGTTCGGCGCGACCCAGCAGTTGTTCGGCAACATCCTGTCGAAGTTCGGCATCGAGACCAGCTTCGTGCCGGCGACCGACCTCAATGCCTATCGTGATGCCGTCCGCCCGCGCACCCGGCTGTTCTTCATCGAGACGCCATCCAACCCGCTGACCGAGGTCGTCGACATCGCCGGCGTCGCGGCCATCGCCCACGAGGCGGGCGCGCTGCTGGCGGTCGACAACTGTTTCTGTTCGCCCGCATTGCAGCGTCCGCTGGAGTTCGGCGCCGACGTCGTCGTGCACTCGGCGACCAAGTATCTGGACGGGCAGGGCAGGGTGCTGGGCGGTGCCGTCGCGGGCCGGAAGGCGGTCACCGATGAGGTGTTCAAGTTCCTCCGTACGGCCGGACCGACGCTCTCTCCGTTCAATGCCTGGGTCATCCTGAAGGGGCTCGAGACGCTGCGCCTGCGCATGGAGGCGCAGTCGGCGTCTGCGTTGGATCTGGCGCGCTGGCTCGAGGCGCAGCCGGGCGTCGCCCGCGTCTACTACCCCGGCCTGCCTTCGCATCCGCAGCATGAACTGGCGATGCGGCAGCAGAAGACCGGCGGCGCCATCGTCAGCTTCGACGTCGAAGGCGGACGCGATGCCGCGTGGAAGGTGGTTGACTCGACCCGTCTAATGTCGATCACCGCCAACCTGGGCGACACCAAGACTACGATCACCCACCCCGCGACCACGACGCACGGTCGCATCTCGCCCGAGGCTCGGGCCGCGGCCGGCATCGGCGAAGGCCTGCTGCGCGTGGCGGTGGGGCTGGAGTCGGTCGAGGACCTGAAGGCAGATCTGGCGCGCGGACTGGCGCGCTAGGCCACATCCCAACCCCTGGGAAGATGGAGCCGTCACCGCGGTAGCCGGGAATGCGCGGGGTATTCCTGGCGCAGGCGAGGACTGTCCGAGCCCGAAGGGCGAGTTCCGCAGCCTGCAGAAGGAATTCCCCGTGCAGGCCCGGCGGGTCGTGGGCCTTGGTGCGGCCTACCTAGAGAAGGGCGTGAAATCCCGCCCGTCGAACGCCAGCCCGCAGGCCTGCCCGTGCCAGTCCGGCAGCACATGCCGGACACAGGCGTGGCCATCCACCTCGAAGCGATGGCAAGCCGGCCGATGGGTGTGGCCGTGTACCAGCGTCGGGTAGCCGTGCGTGCGCAGCAGGGTGGCGACCGCGTCGGCGTTGACGTCCATGATCTCCATCGTCTTCTCGGCCTTGGCCGTCTCGCTCTGCTGGCGCAGCGAGGCGATGAAGGCCTTGCGCGTGGCGAGCGCTTGGCCGAGGAAGCCTGCCTGCCATGCAGGGTCGCGCACCTGTCGGCGGAAGGCCTGGTAGGCGTGGTCGTCCGTACATAGCGCGTCGCCATGCGCGAGTAGCAGCGCCGAGGTGCCGGCGTTGCCGAAGCGCACCAGCGTAGGGTCGTCGAGCAGGGTGGCGCCGATGGTTTCTGCGAATCCGCGACCGGCGAGCAGGTCGCGGTTGCCGGTCATGAAGAAGACCGCCGTGCCGCCATCGGCCAGCGCGCGGATCGCGGCAGCGATGCGTGCATTGAAGGGCGTGGCGAGGTCGTCGTCGCCCGCCCAGTACTCGAACAGGTCGCCGAGGATGAAGAGGCTCGCCGCCCGGCGCGCGGGGCCTGCCAGGAAGCCGAGAAAGGCGTCGACGTTGGCCGGCTCGTCCTCGTTGAGATGCAGGTCCGAAATGAACAATGCCGGAAGCGCCGCATGGACGGCTTCCGGCATGGGCTGCGGACACCCGCCCGGGGCGGGTGTCGCGTTGCCGTCGTGCGAGGAATCAGACAACTTCGGCGCGCTCGATGACCACGTCTTCCTTCGGCACGTCCTGGTGGAAACCGCTGGAACCGGTCTTGACCTTGCGGATGGCGTCGACGACGTCCATGCCCTCGGTGACGCGGCCGAACACGCAGTAGCCCCAGCCCTGCAGGTCAGGCTTGGTGTGGTTGAGGAAGTCGTTGTCGGCGACGTTGATGAAGAACTGCGCGGTGGCCGAGTGCGGTGCCTGGGTGCGGGCCATGGCGATGGTGCCGCGTTCGTTCTTGAGGCCGTTGTCGGCTTCGTTCTTGATCTGCTCGCCGGTCGGCTTCTGGTTCATGCCCGGCTCGAAGCCGCCGCCCTGGATCATGAAACCGTCGATGACACGGTGGAAGATGGTGTTGTTGTAGTGGCCCGCCTCGACGTATGCGAGGAAGTTGGCGACGGTGACGGGCGCTTTCTCCGCGTCGAGTTCGAGGGTGATGACGCCGTGGTTGGTGTGCAGTTTGACTGCCATGTGTCGTTCTCCTGGGTGATTGTGTCTCCACCGCGCTCGGGCGCGGCGGGCGTCTTGTAGCGTGTTCTTACTTGGCCGGCTTCTTCGCCGCGGCCTCGAGCACGCGGGCGCTCTCGACGACGACGGCTTCGACCGGCACGTTCTGGTGGAAGCCGCGGTTGCCGGTGGCGACCTTGCCGATCTTGTCGACCACGTCCATGCCCTTCACGACCTTGCCGAATACGGCATAGCCCCAGCCGTCGCGCGACGGGTAGTCGAGGAAGGTGTTGGGCACGAGGTTGATGAAGAACTGCGAGCTCGCCGAGTGCGGATCGGCGGTGCGGGCCATGGCCAGCGTGCCGCGCTCGTTCTTGAGGCCGTTCTTGGCCTCGTTCTCGATCGGCGCGCGGGTGCTCTTTTGCTTCATGTCGGCGTCGAAGCCGCCGCCCTGGATCATGAAGCCGTCGATGACACGGTGGAACACGGTGCCGTTGTAGTGGCCGTCCTTGACGTACTGCACGAAGTTTTCTGCCGACTTCGGTGCCTTGTCGGCGAAGACTTCGACCACGATCTCGCCCTGGTTGGTCTTCAGTTCGACCATCGGATTGGCGGCCAGCGCGCTCAGTGCGGTCGTGGCGAGCGCGGCAAAGGCGATCAGGTGCTTTCTCATGGAATCTCCGGTGCTTGGCCGTCTGGCCCTGGGCTGAATGGGAGGATGTCGCGAGCCGTGCGGCCCTTGTCCGGCAGGACGGGCGGACGAAATGGCGGGCAAGGCGGCCGTGGTATATTTGCGGCCTGCCGTTGCGGGCCCAAGGCTGCAGAACGACGCAAGATTCTAGCAACAAGGCCCACCCCCCACAATCGCGCTGCCAGCGTGGTTTTCCGACCCGTTTCCCAGTTC
This genomic window from Thauera humireducens contains:
- the purF gene encoding amidophosphoribosyltransferase yields the protein MCGILGVVATSPVNQLLYDGLQVLQHRGQDAAGIATSEGGRFHMHKGSGLVRDVFRTRNMRNLEGNWGIGHVRYPTAGSAYNAAEAQPFYVNSPFGLLLAHNGNLTNSEALKREMFLSDLRHINTSSDSEVLLNVLAHELQAACNGLKLDEDAVFRAVAGVHRRCRGAYGVVAMIAGYGLLAFRDPYGIRPLVIGRNDTEAGTEWLVASESVALDVLGFKLLRDIAPGEAVLIDTQGNFHSRQCASKTVQAPCMFEFVYLARPDSIIDGVSVYESRMKMGEYLADKMRRTMPNVHIDVVIPIPDSSRPSAMQMAECLDLPFREGFVKNRYIGRTFIMPGQSTRKKSVRQKLNTIHQEFKGKSVLLVDDSIVRGTTSKEIVNMAREAGATKVYLASAAPPVRYANVYGIDMPTRGELIASGRSEDEICREIGADGLIYQDLDDLKAAVRALNPSINFFETSCFDGCYVTGDITAEYLSGVENQRGQAKPSKNDGHDDDGGQLDLNLASNPDH
- a CDS encoding SPOR domain-containing protein, with translation MSDAENLEIKKRARRRLVGAVALALLAAVVLPMMMDQEPRPASGDIQITIPDRDPAQARPIAVAPEAAVAPVVPPPPEEEESTAAPAPREAEPPKEPAVAPAPAKSEPPKPEPKRAEPTPQSGTPPATTKPAAESAEAARARAALEGREVPARGDAFVLQIGAFSDASKAARITADLKKQGFPAYTEQAGNVTRVRVGPVAGRAAADKTAAQLKTLGFSTVVTPR
- the trpA gene encoding tryptophan synthase subunit alpha is translated as MSRIQTVFKRLQGEGRKALIPFVTGGFPEPALTLPLMRALVEGGADIIELGVPFSDPMADGPTIQRASECALAQGMSLRKLLDIVRAFRVENTDTPVVLMGYANPIEAMGVETFASAARDAGVDGVLVVDYPPEESVAFATAAKGAGLDPIFLLAPTSSAQRFADVAAVGSGYIYYVSLKGVTGSGKLDIDEVARRIPLIRAAVGMPVGVGFGIRDADSAQRIGAVADAVVIGSRIIEVIEQSPRDEAAQRVATFMRGIREALDTIGPAKGVTP
- the accD gene encoding acetyl-CoA carboxylase, carboxyltransferase subunit beta is translated as MSWLQKLLPPKIKRSDSAARGKSSIPEGLWSKCGACEAVLYRSDLDSNQGVCPKCGHHHRLRARQRLDLLLDAEGRFEIGAEVVPVDALKFKDSRKYPERLSTATSDTGEADAMVVMQGAIESVPVVVACFEFEFLGGSMGSVVGERFVRGAKAAYEQRVPFICITASGGARMQEGLFSLMQMAKTTASITRLAERRLPFVTVLTDPTMGGVSASFAFMGDIVVAEPGALIGFAGPRVIEQTVREKLPEGFQRAEFLLEKGAIDVIVDRREMRAELARMLSLLLRQPAASAA
- a CDS encoding CvpA family protein; amino-acid sequence: MTVFDYAFLSILALSAAIGMWRGLVSEIMAVVAWVVALYAAWRYNEQAAQVFVGLIVEPMWRQVAGGALVVIGVLILAALLRFLLRQLLKAAGLGATDRFFGAIFGIARGLLVAFVVVLIGGLAGVSREPWWTQALFSPPMETAVLAAKPWLPGVVADKIRFR
- a CDS encoding UDP-2,3-diacylglucosamine diphosphatase, with translation MPEAVHAALPALFISDLHLNEDEPANVDAFLGFLAGPARRAASLFILGDLFEYWAGDDDLATPFNARIAAAIRALADGGTAVFFMTGNRDLLAGRGFAETIGATLLDDPTLVRFGNAGTSALLLAHGDALCTDDHAYQAFRRQVRDPAWQAGFLGQALATRKAFIASLRQQSETAKAEKTMEIMDVNADAVATLLRTHGYPTLVHGHTHRPACHRFEVDGHACVRHVLPDWHGQACGLAFDGRDFTPFSR
- the trpB gene encoding tryptophan synthase subunit beta, which translates into the protein MQMADTPYQFPDASGHFGPYGGIFVAETLMPALAELREAYAACQSDPAFVAEFEYELKHYVGRPSPIYHAKRWSEILGGAQIYLKREDLNHTGAHKVNNCIGQALVARRMGKPRVIAETGAGQHGVATATVAARYGMECVVYMGAEDVKRQAANVYRMKLLGATVVPVESGSKTLKDALNEAMRDWVTNIADTFYIIGTVAGPHPYPMMVRDFQSVIGKECLVQMPEMVGRQPDYVIACVGGGSNAMGIFHPYIGVPGVKLIGVEAAGDGIETGRHSASLSAGRPGVLHGNRTYLLQNEDGQIIETHSISAGLDYPGVGPEHAWLKDAALADYVGITDDEALQAFHKLCRLEGIIPALESSHALAYAAKLAPTLPKDQILLVNLSGRGDKDMHTVAERSGIQF
- a CDS encoding peptidylprolyl isomerase is translated as MAVKLHTNHGVITLELDAEKAPVTVANFLAYVEAGHYNNTIFHRVIDGFMIQGGGFEPGMNQKPTGEQIKNEADNGLKNERGTIAMARTQAPHSATAQFFINVADNDFLNHTKPDLQGWGYCVFGRVTEGMDVVDAIRKVKTGSSGFHQDVPKEDVVIERAEVV
- a CDS encoding peptidylprolyl isomerase, with the translated sequence MRKHLIAFAALATTALSALAANPMVELKTNQGEIVVEVFADKAPKSAENFVQYVKDGHYNGTVFHRVIDGFMIQGGGFDADMKQKSTRAPIENEAKNGLKNERGTLAMARTADPHSASSQFFINLVPNTFLDYPSRDGWGYAVFGKVVKGMDVVDKIGKVATGNRGFHQNVPVEAVVVESARVLEAAAKKPAK
- the folC gene encoding bifunctional tetrahydrofolate synthase/dihydrofolate synthase; the encoded protein is MSASISALPQTLDGWLQLLEQRHAQSIRLGLDRVAAVRAALGPDPDAVVITVGGTNGKGSCCAMLEAILLAEGYRVGCYTSPHLLKYNERVRIDGKDVDDEALVAGFAAVEAVRGDTPLTYFEHGTLAAWSVFCAARPDVIILEVGLGGRLDAVNVFDADCALVTSIALDHMDYLGDSRDAIGFEKAGIFRSGRPAVCGDPQPPATLLAHAEAIGAQLWASGRDFGFGGDRQQWGYWRYETPPARGALVKRGGLAYPALRGVNQLLNAAAVMTVLETLRDRVPVSMQAIRQGLMLVDVPGRFQVLPGRPAVVLDVAHNPQAAGVLAENLGSMGFYPETWAVFGMLNDKDVEGVVDLIKGRVDHWLLAGLPGPRGLKAEALAERLRAAGVEADIRCFDAPADAFAAAQQAAGEGDRILAFGSFLTVADVLAAVKAARH
- a CDS encoding O-succinylhomoserine sulfhydrylase, giving the protein MTFPDDLSLHPDTLAIRAGINRSQFGEHSEAMYLTSSFVFESAAQAAARFSGAEEGNVYARFSNPTVTAMQTRLAALEGAEACVATASGMSAILSLAMAVLQAGDHVVASNGLFGATQQLFGNILSKFGIETSFVPATDLNAYRDAVRPRTRLFFIETPSNPLTEVVDIAGVAAIAHEAGALLAVDNCFCSPALQRPLEFGADVVVHSATKYLDGQGRVLGGAVAGRKAVTDEVFKFLRTAGPTLSPFNAWVILKGLETLRLRMEAQSASALDLARWLEAQPGVARVYYPGLPSHPQHELAMRQQKTGGAIVSFDVEGGRDAAWKVVDSTRLMSITANLGDTKTTITHPATTTHGRISPEARAAAGIGEGLLRVAVGLESVEDLKADLARGLAR